The genome window CAATTAAGATAAAGAGCTATGATCAGGCCACCATATCCATTACAGTCCCAAGGATAAGATATGAAAGAATGGGAAGGCCCCAGGTCGGCGAGATCCTCGAAGTAAGCATGTTCCGCTCAAAGTAGTTTTTCTATCTCAGGTTCGCCTTCAAGCGGCAAAGAACATGTAAAATTCTTGCACACAAACACAACTGTCTTTTCTGGATTGAGGTCCTTTCCTGCAAAAAACGGGTATTTTGCCAGGCTTTTCAATTGATCAGAGCCAGATATGGTCACAAGTATTGCCTCGGGAAGAAATCTTTTTGTCAGCAGGTTCAGTATGTTTTTGTTATTTGTGTTCAGCACTGTGATTTCTGTCGGGCTTTGCAGATACAGATAGATTGCATTTAGGAGATAGCCGAATCCAAACGGGTTTTCAGCAGCCATTATGGAAAACGACTCCATTGTTTTTAGAGAGATGTCCAGGAATTTTTTTTCTTGTGTAAGATGGTAAAGCCTCAAAAGAGAATGCGCTGCAACTGAGTTTCCAGAAGGCATCGATAGGTCGTAGTTGTTCTTTGGCCTTATGATGAGCTTTTCGTGGTCGTCGGCAGTAAAGTAAAAGCTGTTGTTCTGTCCATCCCAGAAATGGTCAACTAGGTAATTTGCCAGATTCACCGCAAGATCCAGGTACTTGGAATCAGGGTTAATCTCAAAGACGTCAAGCAGTGCGTTTATGAAATAAGAATAATCCTCAAGATACCCCTTTAGCTTTGCCTGCCCATTTTTGTATGTGCGCAGCAAGTGATTTCCAGAGAGTAGGTTTTTTTCTATAAACGCAATGCACTTTTCTGCGGCCTCTAGATACGATGCATCCTCAGATACCCTATACCCCTTTGCAAATGCAGATATCATAAGTGCGTTCCACGAGGTCAGCACCTTGTCATCAAGGCCTGGACGAATTCGGCGTGATCGCAATTCAAGTAACACGTCAGACGAGTCTGAGATTATTTTTTTGACATCATCTTCTGATGTGCCAAAATGAAACGCGACAGTTGACGTGCTAATGTTGTTGTTCAGAATCGCATGGCCCTCAAAGTTTCCCCCATCAGTCACATCATAGTACAGGCAGAAGACGTCTGCATTTTTCCCAAGTATTTCTTGGATTTCCCTTTTCTTCCAGACATAGTACTTGCCTTCCTCCCCCTCAGAGTCGGCATCAAGTGCAGAATAAAATCCACCTTCAGGCGACGTCATCTCGCGCAAGACAAAGTTCAGCGTCTTTTGTATAACCTCAAGATAAAACGGATCTTTTGTGATTTGGTATGCCTCAGAATACACAATTGGAAGTAAGGCATTATCGTAAAGCATTTTCTCAAAGTGCGGTACAAGCCATCTTGCGTCGGTAGAGTATCGGTGGAACCCGCCGCCAATCTGATCAAATATGCCGCCCTTTGCCATTTTGTTTAGCGTCTTGAATACGAATTCTGAGAATTTTGAAATCTTTGAAATCTTGGAGTAGCGCAGCATGAAGGACAGATTTGCGGCGTTTGGGAACTTTGGCGCACTGCCAAATCCACCACACGTATTGTCTGCTATTTGCATCAGATTCATTGCAGCCTCGTCTAGAATGGATTTTTCAAGCTTTGACGGAGTGGTTATCTTTTCTGTCTTTTGCAGTGTTTCCATAAAGTTTTCCGCTGCCCTTTTGACGTCGTTTGGCTTTTCCTTCCAGGCCTGTGCCAGCTGCCTAAGCAGGCTTCCAAAGCCAGGCCTCCCGTAGCTGTCAAGTGCGGGGAAATACGTACCAACGTAGAACGGCTTCTGATCAGGTGTGAGAAAGACACTGAGCGGCCAGCCCCCCTGCCCAGTAGTCATCTGGCAAACCTTTTGATAGATATCGTCAAGGTCGGGCCTTTCTTCCCTGTCAACTTTGATGCTAACAAAACTTTGATTCATTATTTCCGCAACGTCGTCGTTTTCAAACGACTCGTGTTCCATCACATGACACCAGTGGCACGAGCTGTACCCGACGCTAAGAAAGATCGGCTTGTTTTCATCCACTGCCTTTTTTAGCGCAGTTTCGTTCCACGGATACCAGTTAACCGGATTGTGCGCATGCTGCAAAAGATACGGGCTTGTTTCATGAATCAGATGGTTCTCAGGCAACATTTTTGTCATGTTTTATTTGATATTTGTGTCTATGTTGGAAAAGCATTCAAATAGATTCTTTTAACGACAGAACTTCATCAATCATCACAAGGGGTTTGGTTCAGATCCCCTCCGTATAATGAGACCAAATCATCAATGTTGCATTCTGACACATAAGCGTAAGGCGGTTCATACACATGATAAGTAAGATTGTCTTTTGTTCCAGACGGATACAATCCCAGTGCATGGCCAAACTCGTGTCTGATTATTGCAGATAGTTCTACCTCATTTAGATTCTCAACATCGTAAACGGTTATGATGGATTTGAGGATTTGATGATTGTTGGCATCTACAATAGACTTTGTATTGCTATGAATATTATCTGGACGATCTTTGGATAGGATTATCATTATTTCTCCAAGTTGTTTGTCAGATTCCTCGATTTTAAAGTTAATTGGAATTATCAATGAAGTATTTTTTTCGTTTGCCTTCATTAATGCGCCTTTCCATCCCTTATAGTAAACT of Candidatus Nitrosotenuis sp. DW1 contains these proteins:
- a CDS encoding thioredoxin domain-containing protein, producing MPENHLIHETSPYLLQHAHNPVNWYPWNETALKKAVDENKPIFLSVGYSSCHWCHVMEHESFENDDVAEIMNQSFVSIKVDREERPDLDDIYQKVCQMTTGQGGWPLSVFLTPDQKPFYVGTYFPALDSYGRPGFGSLLRQLAQAWKEKPNDVKRAAENFMETLQKTEKITTPSKLEKSILDEAAMNLMQIADNTCGGFGSAPKFPNAANLSFMLRYSKISKISKFSEFVFKTLNKMAKGGIFDQIGGGFHRYSTDARWLVPHFEKMLYDNALLPIVYSEAYQITKDPFYLEVIQKTLNFVLREMTSPEGGFYSALDADSEGEEGKYYVWKKREIQEILGKNADVFCLYYDVTDGGNFEGHAILNNNISTSTVAFHFGTSEDDVKKIISDSSDVLLELRSRRIRPGLDDKVLTSWNALMISAFAKGYRVSEDASYLEAAEKCIAFIEKNLLSGNHLLRTYKNGQAKLKGYLEDYSYFINALLDVFEINPDSKYLDLAVNLANYLVDHFWDGQNNSFYFTADDHEKLIIRPKNNYDLSMPSGNSVAAHSLLRLYHLTQEKKFLDISLKTMESFSIMAAENPFGFGYLLNAIYLYLQSPTEITVLNTNNKNILNLLTKRFLPEAILVTISGSDQLKSLAKYPFFAGKDLNPEKTVVFVCKNFTCSLPLEGEPEIEKLL